The Balneolaceae bacterium genome has a window encoding:
- a CDS encoding amidohydrolase family protein, with the protein MNKFLPLLLGMLLGTLPVHAQDLVVRGGKIFTGTADQTVSNPGIYVRNGRIMSVGDVPGELPSSVQTLQLSEEEVLLPGLVDLHAHYRVVMEGMVGDDTAATPKIFLANGVTATFPAGEVEPEKMRELSRLLDAGERDGPRLLNSGPYYGSAAPDWSREMDEAAIRERVDTWAARGAAGFKAKGITAPHLEALIERAHRHGLTVTAHLGSGSGSSVNPADAVRMGIDRVEHFLGGPCLPASASAYASLRGLEGDEACVGEVIDLYTRHGVWFDATLSTYGIIGRVDHPAYRHWTDELRFMTPYMRESFESDPDHSLEDLFREVYHAKKAILKRYWEAGGRITLGTDRPVMKSTLPFLGGFAAHREMQAMTLAGIPGHEVLRIATTNGARAIGMRLTAWAPSKRANTPTFLWLAGIPSRISPIPATCVR; encoded by the coding sequence ATGAACAAGTTCCTGCCACTTCTCCTGGGCATGCTCCTGGGAACGCTGCCCGTGCATGCGCAGGACCTGGTGGTGAGGGGCGGGAAGATCTTCACCGGCACGGCCGATCAAACCGTCTCCAACCCGGGGATCTACGTGCGCAACGGGCGCATCATGTCGGTGGGCGATGTGCCCGGGGAACTCCCCTCCTCCGTACAAACCCTGCAGCTCTCCGAGGAGGAGGTGCTGCTGCCGGGACTGGTGGACCTTCACGCCCACTACCGCGTGGTCATGGAGGGCATGGTGGGCGACGACACAGCGGCCACTCCCAAGATATTCCTGGCCAACGGGGTAACGGCCACCTTCCCGGCCGGTGAAGTGGAGCCGGAGAAGATGCGGGAGCTGAGCCGCCTGCTCGACGCCGGAGAGCGGGACGGTCCCCGGCTGCTCAACAGTGGACCCTATTACGGCTCGGCGGCTCCCGACTGGAGCCGGGAAATGGACGAGGCCGCCATCCGTGAGCGTGTGGATACCTGGGCGGCCCGCGGCGCGGCCGGTTTCAAGGCCAAGGGCATCACCGCCCCGCACCTGGAGGCCCTCATCGAGCGGGCCCACCGCCACGGCCTGACGGTCACCGCCCATCTGGGCTCGGGCTCCGGCTCCTCGGTCAATCCGGCCGACGCTGTGCGCATGGGCATCGACCGGGTGGAGCACTTTCTCGGGGGACCCTGCCTGCCGGCTAGCGCGAGCGCCTATGCCTCCCTTCGCGGCCTGGAGGGCGACGAAGCCTGCGTGGGAGAGGTCATCGACCTCTACACGCGCCACGGGGTGTGGTTTGACGCCACCCTCTCCACCTACGGCATCATCGGGCGGGTGGACCATCCCGCCTACCGGCACTGGACCGACGAGCTGCGTTTTATGACGCCCTACATGCGCGAGTCCTTCGAAAGCGACCCCGACCACTCCCTGGAGGATCTTTTTCGGGAGGTCTACCACGCCAAGAAGGCCATCCTGAAGCGCTACTGGGAGGCGGGGGGACGCATTACCCTGGGCACCGACCGTCCCGTCATGAAATCCACCCTCCCCTTCCTGGGGGGCTTCGCCGCCCACCGCGAGATGCAGGCCATGACCCTGGCAGGCATACCCGGCCACGAGGTGCTGAGGATCGCCACCACCAACGGGGCCCGGGCCATCGGCATGCGGCTGACCGCCTGGGCACCATCGAAGAGGGCAAATACGCCGACTTTTTTGTGGCTGGCGGGGATCCCCTCCAGGATATCACCCATACCCGCGACGTGCGTGCGGTAG